The following are encoded in a window of Podospora pseudoanserina strain CBS 124.78 chromosome 6, whole genome shotgun sequence genomic DNA:
- the FET3 gene encoding Canonical ferroxidase FET3-like protein (COG:Q; CAZy:AA1; EggNog:ENOG503NVG2), with amino-acid sequence MNRGISGSPNSLLWIFLLLFGFCLSGHAQQPDAAHDIDSGVDDSALWHTYSDKTHVYKFNVSWVVASPDDPDADENSTKPVIGINGKWPLPVMEATVGDRVIVHLLNLLETEPTSLHFHGLYLRNETHMDGPVHVSQCTIPPGSSFTYNFTVNEPGIYWYHSHVHGQYPDGLRGPLIIHDPDDPFADKYSETRLLTVSDWYLDKMPDLIARFMSKANPTGAEPVPDLGLFNDEIDASIMVSPKTTYRFDVINMGAFASVYLWFEGHNMIIIMIDGIYTHPVEANMIYITPGQRYSFLITTKADGSANFPFVGSMDLNLFDSPPKSFNPNITGWLIYDEDSNWPDAAKLEGSFNPVDDFDLTPLDDQPLFGEPNQVVQLDVMMDNLGDGANYAFFNNITYVPPKVPTLYTVMSSQDLATNPVVYGTYTHSTVLQKDDIVEIVLNNLDPGIHPFHLHGHDFQVVWRSEDDAGTFQDSGITLSDFAHVPMRRDTVFVYPNGNLVLRFKADNPGVWLFHCHIEWHVQSGLLATFVEAPLEIQQSLTIPPDHLDVCKKMGVPTGGNAAGNSEDFLNLDGENAPPNRLPDGFTGPGIAALVFSCLTGILGVMTIAWYGFAEGVSGGEDKKVRIEGQQDGAGDVKLRDMPSGSTLVNDRRVHKLRRNETRAKLRGDGLRV; translated from the exons ATGAATCGCGGCATCTCTGGATCTCCAAACTCTTTGCTTTGGATATTCCTGCTTTTGTTTGGTTTTTGTCTTTCTGGCCATGCGCAGCAACCTGATGCCGCTCACGATATCGACAGCGGTGTCGATGACTCTGCTCTTTGGCACACGTACAGCGACAAGACCCACGTCTACAAGTTCAATGTCtcttgggtggtggccaGCCCTGACGACCCTGATGCCGATGAGAATTCGACCAAGCCAGTCATTGGCATCAATGGTAAATGGCCTTTGCCTGTGATGGAAGCCACAGTTGGGGACCGCGTCATTGTCCATCTTCTCAACCTGCTGGAGACTGAGCCTACGTCTCTTCACTTTCACGGTCTCTATCTACGGAATGAGACACACATGGACGGCCCGGTTCATGTGTCTCAGTGCACGATCCCACCTGGCTCAAGCTTCACATATAACTTCACTGTTAACGAGCCCGGCATTTACTGGTATCACTCACATGTCCATGGGCAGTATCCAGATGGCTTGCGAGGGCCCCTTATCATTCACGACCCGGATGACCCTTTTGCGGACAAGTACAGCGAGACTCGGCTTCTTACCGTCTCAGACTGGTACCTAGACAAGATGCCAGACCTTATCGCCCGGTTCATGAGCAAGGCCAACCCAACAGGAGCAGAGCCCGTACCGGATTTGGGTTTATTCAACGACGAGATCGATGCAAGCATCATGGTCAGTCCTAAGACGACATATCGTTTTGATGTGATCAACATGGGCGCTTTTGCCAGTGTCTACCTCTGGTTTGAGGGGCACaacatgatcatcatcatgattgATGGTATTTATACCCACCCGGTGGAAGCAAACATGATATACATAACTCCTGGTCAACGTTACagcttcctcatcaccaccaaggcaGACGGCTCGGCAAACTTTCCATTCGTTGGTAGCATGGATCTG AATCTATTTGACAGTCCACCAAAGTCTTTCAACCCCAATATAACCGGGTGGCTGATCTATGACGAGGACAGCAACTGGCCAGATGCGGCCAAGCTGGAGGGTTCTTTCAATCCTGTTGATGACTTTGATTTGACACCGTTAGATGATCAGCCTCTCTTTGGTGAACCAAATCAAGTTGTGCAGTTAGATGTGATGATGGACAATCTTGGTGACGGAGCCAACTA TGcattcttcaacaacatAACATATGTTCCTCCCAAGGTTCCCACCCTTTACACCGTCATGAGTTCTCAAGATCTAGCAACCAACCCGGTGGTTTACGGCACCTACACTCATAGCACTGTTCTCCAAAAGGATGACATTGTGGAGATCGTGCTGAACAACCTCGATCCGGGAATCCACCCATTCCACCTCCACGGCCACGATTTTCAGGTCGTCTGGCGCTCTGAAGACGATGCAGGAACATTTCAAGATTCAGGCATCACATTATCGGACTTCGCGCATGTGCCCATGAGAAGGGATACTGTTTTCGTATACCCTAATGGGAACTTGGTTCTACGCTTCAAAGCCGACAACccag GCGTATGGCTTTTCCATTGCCACATAGAGTGGCATGTGCAATCTGGACTCTTGGCAACCTTTGTTGAAGCGCCTCTCGAAATTCAACAGTCCCTCACCATTCCTCCCGATCATCTTGACGTCTGCAAGAAGATGGGAGTGCCCACAGGAGGAAATGCTGCCGGAAATTCTGAGGATTTTTTGAACCTAGATGGGGAGAATGCACCGCCCAATCGGTTGCCTGACGG GTTTACCGGTCCAGGCATCGCCGCCCTGGTCTTTAGCTGCCTGACAGGTATACTGGGCGTGATGACGATCGCGTGGTATGGCTTTGCCGAGGGGGTTAGTGGCggagaggacaagaaggtccGCATTGAGGGTCAACAAGACGGAGCTGGGGATGTCAAGCTGAGGGACATGCCGTCCGGTTCGACATTGGTGAATGATCGGCGTGTGCATAAGCTGCGTAGAAACGAGACTCGTGCCAAGCTCAGGGGCGACGGATTACGAGTTTGA